The following is a genomic window from Babesia bovis T2Bo chromosome 4 map unlocalized Chr4_1, whole genome shotgun sequence.
CCACTGACTTCGGCTATCCAACTAGTTACTACAATAACAGATGGGTCAACGGGAAAACTTCCAACGGAATTGTTTCACAGAATGACTAAACAAAAAGGTCAAAATTTGAAGATTAAGGTGGGTATAAACTTTTATGTTAATTATTAACAGAATGATATGGAACTGTTCGACCTTACATTTATGTTAAGCCACCCGCTAGTGGCCAACTGTATCTTGGCATATGCAATAGGAATGATAAAAGATACAAGCGACGCCATCATATCTCTAAGAGCAGGAATGGATGAGTGGTTAGCATTGTTAGCACTGGGTAGTTTTAATTGTATATCAAAGATAACATATCAGGGCTATCTTCACATTATATAGCGGCATTTAAGTACTTTGTAGAAGCGGAGCTTCATCTAACTGGTATATTCATGATCCTCTGTTTTAAGTGCGTTCAGGTGACATATGCTGTACAAAATCATTTCTGAAGCCATTGAAAAGCGAGGGTAAACCGGTGTCCTTGTCGAAATTGGTTTCATATGTATATCCTTTGGATAAGGGTACCAAACACGGAGGGAATGATTTGCCGCCATTCCTAACAAATATCACGATACAAAAAACCTCAAAACAAGGAAATGCCAAAGATGAAAACATGGATTCGCATCTGAGTTTCCATGAATTACTACTTATGTATATGCCAAGGATAGATATATCGGCGTTAAAGAAGTTTATGGCTGTCTGCGACGATTTCTATCTAATAAGAGAAACTACTAATGATATAAAAGGTGTGTTTTATAAAATGGTTTTTATAACACGCAGCCGATGGTACCCAGTTGTTAAGGAGCATACTGGAAGCTTATCAGGAGCCTAACCTAGATCCTAGGGGCCTTATACAAAAGATGTCTACCGCTGTAGAAAACCATAGAGATACTGCGTCAcagaagtatatattagcATTAGAAAAACTTCATGGAAAATTCAAGTTTATCAACAGCAGCGTAATGGGAATATTGACGAACACATCCAATATCACAAAGCTATTCCAGAAAATGGTAAgtgaacatatatataacctgTATGGCATATAGGTTGGTCTAAAAATCATCGCAAAGGGAGTAACACACAAAATGTCAAGACCTGTGATTAAGCCCGTTTTGTACGAAGAAATCAAAAAGTATGTAAACCACTTATAGAACATATGTAGCATCATGCAGGATAAATCTAGTACACCTCAGAAAACCGGCGGATTATCTATGCCTATGTCTTATTAGGCTAGGATTCTCAGCAATGAACTTGGTGGAATTCGACTCACTCGCGGAATTCATTGCCAACATAACTATTCAAGGACAACTTGCAGCGTTCATCCCGCTATATGCATTAGCAGCCAAGCGTGGAAGTTCACAGGAAATAGAACGCcatataaacaacatatatggGTAAACGTATTTATGAACCTcaacaaatgtgtacaGCCTAGGGAATCAACTCTTTAATAACCAAGAGGACTATCGCAAAAAGGAGTTGTATACAGCAGCTTTCACTCATATCCAAGGATTATACGATATCCAAGAAACACATAGCACGATGCACCCACGTGAACAAACCACAGAACATCTCGAAGATCCATATAAAGAAAAcataataaaataaatatattatatcattataCCGTAATAGTGTAAGGGGGGCTGCCTTCTTTAGGGTGACACACCCCAAGGAAGGATACCACACGTGGCCTACCGacactattatatatatgtgagACATTACTCTAGATGGTTGCTTTGGGATTCGTGGACCGAATAAAGTCGGTGTTCACCGGAAACACTCAGGAAGGCGCCGAAGAGTTCAAGGACCTACGTAAATATGAGCGACTCCTGGAAGAGGAACGAAAGGTAAAAGAGGGTAAGTCAACAATACAGCTATTATATCGATGTAGATAACATAGAATACAACCTCAATAGAGAAGCCAACACTGCACTCAATTTCGCAAAGGCGTACGGTGAATGTTATGACCAGTGTGCCGGATTGGCTCTGCGACAGGAGCTGAAGGCAGCATCACTGGAATCACTCATACCCAAAGACGTGGTAACCGTAGCTTCGAAAGATATACTTACGTTCAAAAAGAACCCTGGAGAAGCTGCAGTAACTGATTTGGTGGGAGAAATACTGGGTGAGGATATGTCAGAAGGGCCGAAACCAACGGCCGAACATATAATAAAGCAACAACTAAACGAAGATATCAGACGCAATATACGTATATATGAGTTGCAGTGTGAAGCCAAGTGTGCAAAAGAGTTCATTCATCTTATGAAGTGAGGATACCGTAGTAATACCTCGGTTATTATGAACAATATTATCATAATCGAAAACGAAACATCGAACATACATACGTCTACATAATCTCTTTCTCTAATTCATTACCACGATGAAAGTTATTGTGGTATATGCAAGCGAAACCGGATGTGGCGAGGCCCTGGCTTACACTACGTACATCGAACTGTATAAAAGAGGGATAGATGTCAAGGTTAGGTCTGCTTGTATGGTCACACTGAGGTACCTCGTTGCATTTGATAGATGTATCTTTATAGTTTCAACCGCTGCTTTTGGGGAATTCCCTCACAACATACATCCGTTAGTTGACGCATTAAGGAAAAGGAAGGCTTGCCTTTCGTTAAGTTACACAATATTCGGTCTGGGAGATTCAAAATATCCGTTGTATAACTACGCTGCAAGGAGGTTAATATCCGTATTGAATAACTTTGGTGGTACTTGCTTTTATCCACCGGGATACGGAGATGACCAACATCCACTTGGTCACCTGGGAGAGTTTATTGCGTGGTTACCCGGCTTGTGTAAATGGTGGAATGCAGAAGTGATTTATGAACCAATGCCCATGAAATTTGCGCTCAAAGTTGTTGGCCTTGATAAACGAATAAAGGAAGGTAGGATAGATATCAAGGTCAATATGGGTACCATAAAATCAAACGAACTCATCACGCCTGAAGTTTACTTCAGTCCTGTCAGAAACATATTGGTTGATTTTTATGGGCAACTTTATGATATAGGGGATGTATGTAGGTTGTACCCTACAGGTAACGCTGATGAGGTTGCTGAGGATCTTAAATCCCTTGGATATGATCCCGATGAAGTTGTTTTGATAAAACGAATGCCAGATGGCTTTGAATTTAACAGGGATTTGGAAATCCTAGTTGAAGGAAATAATTTTGATAACGATAATCCAAATCGCTTACCATTCGAGGGTATACCGATTAAACTACAAAGACTTTTCACTGAGTTTCTCTGTCTGAGGAATGTATGCACACAATGGCAAATGTACATTATGGCTGCATTCGCTAGGCAGGAAATTcataaaaacaaattgTTAGAGATGTCGGCATTTACAATTGATGCATGTGTTCAGTATAATAATTACTGCAAAGATGAAAAAAGAACCTTAATAGAGGTGCTTAAAGACTTCCATATGACTAATCTCCCATTGAATGTCCTTGTAAACATTGCTACGCCGTACTATCCAAGATTCCTTTCGATTGCTTCATTAGGAAGCACCATCGGAATTGGGAAATTCTTCGATAATCCCTTGAGCCCTTCGCTAGGATCGATTTCATATCGTTGCTTCAAAAAGTTCTTGAATCAATCAATGGCTAATACCGGAATCATGGAATTGTACGTTGGTGAAGTCGTACACCGCACACCCAACGGCCGTATAATTAAGGGGCAGGCTTCTGAAATGCTTTATAAAGGTGTCCCAGGTAACCGGTTCAGGTTCGATTTTGTAAACCATGGACTAGCAAGGAGgatattgaatataaacaaaccAGTGTTGTTCATTTCCACAGGTACAGGTCTTGCCGCCTGTAAACCTTTACTTGAAAGCAGAATACAGATGCAAATAACAATGTGGAAAGAACACTTCACACGTCCGAAGTTCAGGGATCTTGCTTTCTTTGGTTACAGAAACCGGAAAGTAGATCAACTGTATGTGTCTAACTTTAAGCTACTTAATCTCTGGTGTGATGTTCACATACTGTACTCAAGAGGAAGCAAACAAAAGGTTTATGTCCAAGACGGCGTAGCCAAGTACCCACATAGGGTACTGAACATTCTGATGAACGGAACAGTAATTGTTACCGGCAGATCAAACCCTATGCCAAAGGAAGTTATGCAAACCCTTAAGAATATACTAGTTGAACACGCGGGTTTTGAAACGAAAGCAGCTGAAGAGTACATCGAAGATGCAATATTAGGAGGTAGGATTGTCTTAGAAACATGGGGATGAGACATTAAGAACTGAATTTAGTAGTATATTGAATTTAGCCTAGTGCTGGAAACTCAGAGTCTAGCAACACGAACTTGGACGAATTCCGCACATTTAATGCTTGTGCATAGTTCCTTCTTGTCTTATGCAACTGTGGAGCATTTCCATTGCCCAAAACGGGAAAATCATCATCGTTCTTGAGTTCCACGGCGGTAGTCTTAGCATTCAAATAGTAGTCAATGATCTCAAGGTGTTCCACACGACATCTGCGGAGGGCATACGTGCAACGTGAACTCCAAATCTTAGCTAAAGAGTCGATGTCGGAATGCTTTGACTCTTTCACGAGGCGATGGAACTCCGGTTCCAGCGCTTGTAAAGATTCAAGCACCTGCATAGGTACAAATTCTGATAATATGGTGAACCTCCGAGGACCATCCATTACCAATTGGTCTAGTTTAAGACGAGTTGTAACACGCAATCGATAATCCGTTGATGATGCTTTGTACTTTACTGCGTTTCCCCCTAAAGCACTCTTAATCACTTTAATCATAACAGTCAAAAAGTCGGAATTCAAACTTTGCTTGAAACAGTCTTCAACAGACATTACATAGCACTCGTTGTCCAAAGATAAAGACGTGTTGCCGTCTGTGAGCTCAGTAGGACACTCTACTGGTTCCTTGTCTTCAGCTTCTGGGAGACGTGGCTCAACCTTGCCCCAAGCAGATGGCCTGCGTTCTTGGTGTGGTAGCAGCCTTTGCTGACGGCGCTGCTGATTCTGCCGATCCACCATATGCGCTATGCTACGACCTTTTTCTAAGACATCAAGAGATATTTTTTTCTTGTTTTTGGGTTTTACCATTGCGGATAATGAAGCAGGTGATGTTTTCTTCTCAGAGGCACGGGCAATCGACTCTTTGAGAGCATTCAACAGCCAATCAAATGATTGTTTTACTACAATCCTGTTGGTGCATTCTATCATATCCCCCAAAGTGTTAAATAACAGCAAACCATTGGGTGAGACACGATGTTCCTCAGATATAACCCTAAATGAACGAGGTAATTTCACATCTTCGTATAAGTCAATACTGTACAGGAATACAACAGACGGTGTCAAAAACTTTTTTACAACGTTAAGTAAACTTGGTTTCTGTTCCGCAGTCGCTTCTCCTGAAAGAGATGATTCGATAGCGGCCTCATATTCAGTACGGAGTGTCATCACATATTCATCTAATTGGCGTTGAAAATCTGCAGGTAAATGCTCTAAAATCGAAGAACGAGGGGGCAATTTACCAATTTTCAAAATATCCACGACGCGATGTAAATCACTAACAACGCGAATAGCACATCTTACGTTAAACATGTCATAGTCATACTCCTTAATTGCAATATCGGACTTCAAATTTATCAGCGTTCCAGCAAAAGCGTCCAATATATCAGTAATATTATCTACCTTTGTTAGACTAAAATCTTTCAAATGAGGGTGCTTTAGTAACCAAGCTTCAAATTCTTTGGAAAGCTTGGGAGTCTCCGGAGGAGCGCTAGATTCATCGCATTTGACAGTACAGTCCTTTATAATTCGTATGTTACCATCCCACAGTAACGTTGTAGAGTTTATCTGGCATACATATTGCGAAGGCCTAGTATCAATTGTCCGAGCCTCGTTGTTTGGCGGTGGCGGTTTTGGTTTTCTAGCCGTTGATGATCGTTGACGATGTGGATGTTTTGACATGTAATGAAGGTGTAACTGGAGGTCATCAGGGAAAACAACAAACATGCAATCTGGCTCTTCACATGGATAATGATACGTTTTATAATGATCATATAGCATGGCATAATCCGTGTAAATATCGAACGTATACCCATCCGAATCacatatattgcaatagAAATGGTCCGTTTTTGCATGGTTCTTCAGTTCAGTAAGGTCCCATTGATAACGGTTGCAAGCAACGCAAAGCA
Proteins encoded in this region:
- a CDS encoding flavodoxin domain containing protein, which encodes MKVIVVYASETGCGEALAYTTYIELYKRGIDVKVRSACMVTLRYLVAFDRCIFIVSTAAFGEFPHNIHPLVDALRKRKACLSLSYTIFGLGDSKYPLYNYAARRLISVLNNFGGTCFYPPGYGDDQHPLGHLGEFIAWLPGLCKWWNAEVIYEPMPMKFALKVVGLDKRIKEGRIDIKVNMGTIKSNELITPEVYFSPVRNILVDFYGQLYDIGDVCRLYPTGNADEVAEDLKSLGYDPDEVVLIKRMPDGFEFNRDLEILVEGNNFDNDNPNRLPFEGIPIKLQRLFTEFLCLRNVCTQWQMYIMAAFARQEIHKNKLLEMSAFTIDACVQYNNYCKDEKRTLIEVLKDFHMTNLPLNVLVNIATPYYPRFLSIASLGSTIGIGKFFDNPLSPSLGSISYRCFKKFLNQSMANTGIMELYVGEVVHRTPNGRIIKGQASEMLYKGVPGNRFRFDFVNHGLARRILNINKPVLFISTGTGLAACKPLLESRIQMQITMWKEHFTRPKFRDLAFFGYRNRKVDQLYVSNFKLLNLWCDVHILYSRGSKQKVYVQDGVAKYPHRVLNILMNGTVIVTGRSNPMPKEVMQTLKNILVEHAGFETKAAEEYIEDAILGGRIVLETWG